Proteins encoded within one genomic window of Cucumis sativus cultivar 9930 chromosome 3, Cucumber_9930_V3, whole genome shotgun sequence:
- the WRKY16 gene encoding probable WRKY transcription factor 2, translated as MQMLGEDIGSKPSMDTTTISDHKTEELFLRPREQTVSENAFARGGIPGVNSGDRGMEFSTFSEQKFRGGLVERIAARAGFNAPRLNTESIRSTDHSLNSEVKSPYLTIPPGLSPTTLLDSPVFLSNSLAQQSPTTGKFPFLPNVCISRSSTMMSEANNKGNNNLFDDNNTSFAFRPSVESGSSFFLNAASKTASATILPQSCPRIEVPVPRSENSFQSHRVEPSLSLPQNRIGHHPQVGLSTTYVEKDNGGKAVSEEQRPFDSLGGGSGGSGEHSSPLDEQLDEGEQRGSGDSMAGGACGTPSEDGYNWRKYGQKQVKGSEYPRSYYKCTHPNCQVKKKVERSHEGHITEIIYKGTHNHPKPSPNRRGAIGSSDSHMNMQLDIPAQAGQQSADVPLWEDSQKRVPSGAPDWMHENLEVTSSASLGPEYGNQPNSLQAQNGSHIETVEAIDASSTFSNDEDEDDRGTHGSITLGYEGEGDESESKKRKLDAYVTEMSGATRAIREPRVVVQTTSEVDILDDGYRWRKYGQKVVKGNPNPRSYYKCTNPGCTVRKHVERASHDLKSVITTYEGKHNHDVPAARNSSHISSGTSSPVTGQNSTAAIQTHVHRPGPSQPQNTIPRFERPAFGFAGRQQMGPAHGFAFGMNQPGLGNLTMAAVGQPKLPVLPMHAYLGQAHHVNEMGFLLPKGEPNVEPTSDLGFSSGSTVYQQIMSRLPLGPEM; from the exons ATGCAAATGCTAGGGGAGGATATTGGTTCTAAACCTTCAATGGACACTACTACCATCAGTGATCATAAAACCGAAGAACTCTTTCTCAGGCCTCGAGAACAAACGGTGTCCGAAAACGCCTTTGCAAGAGGCGGGATCCCGGGTGTCAATTCTGGGGACCGAGGAATGGAGTTCAGTACGTTCTCGGAGCAAAAATTTCGTGGAGGACTCGTGGAAAGGATTGCAGCTAGAGCTGGATTTAATGCTCCGAGATTGAATACAGAGAGCATTAGATCAACAGATCATTCTTTGAATTCAGAAGTAAAGTCTCCTTATTTGACAATACCACCTGGTCTCAGTCCCACTACATTGCTAGATTCTCcagtttttctttcaaattcaCTG GCTCAACAATCTCCCACAACTGGGAAGTTTCCATTTTTACCAAATGTATGTATTTCTCGGAGCTCAACGATGATGTCAGAGGCCAACAACAAAGGCAACAACAATCTGTTCGACGATAACAATACATCATTTGCTTTCAGACCCAGTGTGGAATCTGGATCCTCCTTTTTTCTCAATGCAGCAAGCAAA ACAGCTTCTGCTACTATTCTTCCACAATCTTGTCCAAGAATTGAGGTTCCAGTTCCACGTTCAGAAAATTCTTTTCAATCTCATCGTGTTGAACCATCTCTGTCTTTGCCCCAAAATCGAATTGGTCACCATCCTCAAGTGGGACTCTCTACAACGTACGTCGAGAAGGACAATGGGGGTAAGGCTGTGTCAGAAGAGCAAAGACCCTTTGATTCTCTTGGTGGTGGTAGTGGTGGTAGTGGTGAACATTCTTCACCTCTCGACGAGCAACTGGATGAAGGGGAGCAAAGAGGCAGTGGGGATTCTATGGCTGGTGGTGCTTGCGGTACTCCCTCGGAGGATGGGTATAATTGGAGAAAATACGGACAAAAACAGGTTAAAGGAAGCGAGTATCCTCGGAGTTATTACAAGTGCACACATCCTAACTGTCAGGTCAAGAAGAAAGTCGAGCGATCTCACGAGGGCCATATAACAGAGATCATCTATAAAGGAACACATAACCACCCAAAGCCTTCACCAAACCGACGAGGAGCAATTGGATCTTCTGATTCCCATATGAATATGCAACTAGACATCCCTGCACAAGCAGGCCAACAAAGTGCTGATGTTCCTCTTTGGGAAGATTCACAAAAAAGGGTTCCAAGTGGAGCTCCTGATTGGATGCATGAGAACCTTGAGGTGACTTCTTCAGCATCTTTGGGTCCTGAATACGGCAATCAGCCTAACTCTTTACAAGCTCAAAATGGGAGTCATATTGAAACAGTTGAGGCCATTGATGCCTCATCCACATTCTCtaatgatgaagatgaagatgatagGGGAACGCATGGCAGTATAACATTGGGATATGAAGGGGAAGGAGATGAATCTGAGTCTAAGAAAAG GAAACTCGATGCCTATGTAACAGAGATGAGTGGGGCCACTAGAGCTATCCGTGAGCCTAGGGTTGTTGTCCAGACTACCAGTGAAGTCGATATTCTGGATGACGGTTATCGTTGGCGCAAATACGGACAGAAGGTTGTGAAAGGAAATCCAAATCCTAG GAGTTACTACAAGTGCACAAATCCTGGCTGTACAGTGAGGAAGCATGTCGAGCGGGCGTCACATGACCTGAAGTCCGTAATAACCACATATGAAGGAAAACACAATCATGATGTTCCTGCAGCTCGAAACAGTAGCCATATCAGTTCGGGTACATCCAGTCCTGTAACTGGTCAAAACTCGACTGCGGCAATTCAAACTCATGTTCACAGGCCAGGGCCATCCCAGCCTCAAAACACCATTCCAAGATTTGAAAGGCCAGCTTTTGGTTTTGCTGGAAGACAACAAATGGGGCCTGCCCATGGCTTTGCTTTTGGAATGAACCAACCTGGATTGGGAAATCTGACCATGGCAGCAGTTGGGCAACCCAAGCTTCCCGTTTTGCCAATGCATGCTTACTTAGGACAAGCACACCATGTTAATGAAATGGGTTTCTTGTTGCCTAAAGGAGAGCCCAATGTAGAACCTACATCTGATCTTGGCTTTTCCAGTGGTTCAACTGTGTATCAGCAAATTATGAGTAGGCTTCCACTTGGACCTGAGATgtga
- the WRKY16 gene encoding probable WRKY transcription factor 2 isoform X1, with protein sequence MGRTDDNIAIIGDWVPPSPSPRTFFSAMQMLGEDIGSKPSMDTTTISDHKTEELFLRPREQTVSENAFARGGIPGVNSGDRGMEFSTFSEQKFRGGLVERIAARAGFNAPRLNTESIRSTDHSLNSEVKSPYLTIPPGLSPTTLLDSPVFLSNSLAQQSPTTGKFPFLPNVCISRSSTMMSEANNKGNNNLFDDNNTSFAFRPSVESGSSFFLNAASKTASATILPQSCPRIEVPVPRSENSFQSHRVEPSLSLPQNRIGHHPQVGLSTTYVEKDNGGKAVSEEQRPFDSLGGGSGGSGEHSSPLDEQLDEGEQRGSGDSMAGGACGTPSEDGYNWRKYGQKQVKGSEYPRSYYKCTHPNCQVKKKVERSHEGHITEIIYKGTHNHPKPSPNRRGAIGSSDSHMNMQLDIPAQAGQQSADVPLWEDSQKRVPSGAPDWMHENLEVTSSASLGPEYGNQPNSLQAQNGSHIETVEAIDASSTFSNDEDEDDRGTHGSITLGYEGEGDESESKKRKLDAYVTEMSGATRAIREPRVVVQTTSEVDILDDGYRWRKYGQKVVKGNPNPRSYYKCTNPGCTVRKHVERASHDLKSVITTYEGKHNHDVPAARNSSHISSGTSSPVTGQNSTAAIQTHVHRPGPSQPQNTIPRFERPAFGFAGRQQMGPAHGFAFGMNQPGLGNLTMAAVGQPKLPVLPMHAYLGQAHHVNEMGFLLPKGEPNVEPTSDLGFSSGSTVYQQIMSRLPLGPEM encoded by the exons ATGGGGAGAACTGATGATAACATTGCTATTATTGGGGATTGGGTACCTCCAAGTCCTAGCCCAAGAACCTTTTTCTCAGCAATGCAAATGCTAGGGGAGGATATTGGTTCTAAACCTTCAATGGACACTACTACCATCAGTGATCATAAAACCGAAGAACTCTTTCTCAGGCCTCGAGAACAAACGGTGTCCGAAAACGCCTTTGCAAGAGGCGGGATCCCGGGTGTCAATTCTGGGGACCGAGGAATGGAGTTCAGTACGTTCTCGGAGCAAAAATTTCGTGGAGGACTCGTGGAAAGGATTGCAGCTAGAGCTGGATTTAATGCTCCGAGATTGAATACAGAGAGCATTAGATCAACAGATCATTCTTTGAATTCAGAAGTAAAGTCTCCTTATTTGACAATACCACCTGGTCTCAGTCCCACTACATTGCTAGATTCTCcagtttttctttcaaattcaCTG GCTCAACAATCTCCCACAACTGGGAAGTTTCCATTTTTACCAAATGTATGTATTTCTCGGAGCTCAACGATGATGTCAGAGGCCAACAACAAAGGCAACAACAATCTGTTCGACGATAACAATACATCATTTGCTTTCAGACCCAGTGTGGAATCTGGATCCTCCTTTTTTCTCAATGCAGCAAGCAAA ACAGCTTCTGCTACTATTCTTCCACAATCTTGTCCAAGAATTGAGGTTCCAGTTCCACGTTCAGAAAATTCTTTTCAATCTCATCGTGTTGAACCATCTCTGTCTTTGCCCCAAAATCGAATTGGTCACCATCCTCAAGTGGGACTCTCTACAACGTACGTCGAGAAGGACAATGGGGGTAAGGCTGTGTCAGAAGAGCAAAGACCCTTTGATTCTCTTGGTGGTGGTAGTGGTGGTAGTGGTGAACATTCTTCACCTCTCGACGAGCAACTGGATGAAGGGGAGCAAAGAGGCAGTGGGGATTCTATGGCTGGTGGTGCTTGCGGTACTCCCTCGGAGGATGGGTATAATTGGAGAAAATACGGACAAAAACAGGTTAAAGGAAGCGAGTATCCTCGGAGTTATTACAAGTGCACACATCCTAACTGTCAGGTCAAGAAGAAAGTCGAGCGATCTCACGAGGGCCATATAACAGAGATCATCTATAAAGGAACACATAACCACCCAAAGCCTTCACCAAACCGACGAGGAGCAATTGGATCTTCTGATTCCCATATGAATATGCAACTAGACATCCCTGCACAAGCAGGCCAACAAAGTGCTGATGTTCCTCTTTGGGAAGATTCACAAAAAAGGGTTCCAAGTGGAGCTCCTGATTGGATGCATGAGAACCTTGAGGTGACTTCTTCAGCATCTTTGGGTCCTGAATACGGCAATCAGCCTAACTCTTTACAAGCTCAAAATGGGAGTCATATTGAAACAGTTGAGGCCATTGATGCCTCATCCACATTCTCtaatgatgaagatgaagatgatagGGGAACGCATGGCAGTATAACATTGGGATATGAAGGGGAAGGAGATGAATCTGAGTCTAAGAAAAG GAAACTCGATGCCTATGTAACAGAGATGAGTGGGGCCACTAGAGCTATCCGTGAGCCTAGGGTTGTTGTCCAGACTACCAGTGAAGTCGATATTCTGGATGACGGTTATCGTTGGCGCAAATACGGACAGAAGGTTGTGAAAGGAAATCCAAATCCTAG GAGTTACTACAAGTGCACAAATCCTGGCTGTACAGTGAGGAAGCATGTCGAGCGGGCGTCACATGACCTGAAGTCCGTAATAACCACATATGAAGGAAAACACAATCATGATGTTCCTGCAGCTCGAAACAGTAGCCATATCAGTTCGGGTACATCCAGTCCTGTAACTGGTCAAAACTCGACTGCGGCAATTCAAACTCATGTTCACAGGCCAGGGCCATCCCAGCCTCAAAACACCATTCCAAGATTTGAAAGGCCAGCTTTTGGTTTTGCTGGAAGACAACAAATGGGGCCTGCCCATGGCTTTGCTTTTGGAATGAACCAACCTGGATTGGGAAATCTGACCATGGCAGCAGTTGGGCAACCCAAGCTTCCCGTTTTGCCAATGCATGCTTACTTAGGACAAGCACACCATGTTAATGAAATGGGTTTCTTGTTGCCTAAAGGAGAGCCCAATGTAGAACCTACATCTGATCTTGGCTTTTCCAGTGGTTCAACTGTGTATCAGCAAATTATGAGTAGGCTTCCACTTGGACCTGAGATgtga
- the LOC101212254 gene encoding chloride channel protein CLC-f, whose amino-acid sequence MAEEEFSDQNRLLRSMEDHNEEDHDLESQDANGVHPLRNNSGKRGGFLDLLHHLNRGSSFSGRRLSYKRLDMDNHNVNFNPSSVNIVGRSRTASSSSSDRHNNFNSYSLHSPTAIDGEIDDNGDDTAPPEWALLLIACLLGLATGLCVAAFNIGVHVIHEWAWAGTPNEGAAWLRLQRMADTWHRILLIPVCGGVIVGMMHGLLEILSQIKQSSASQGQGFDLLSGVFPTVKAIQAAITLGTGCSLGPEGPSVDIGKSCANGFYLMMENNSEKIKIAFVAAGAAAGIASGFNAAVAGSFFAIETVLRPLRAENSPPFTTAMIILASVISSTVSNVLLGTQSAFTVPTYDLKSAAELPLYLILGMLCGAVSVAVTRLVAWFGNSFEFIKERFGLPPVVCPALGGLGAGIIALKYPGILYWGFTNVEEILHTGNRPSAPGIWLLTQIAAAKVVATALCKGSGLVGGLYAPSLMIGAAVGAVFGGSAVEIINIAIPGNAAVAQPQAYALVGMAATLASVCSVPLTSVLLLFELTKDYRILLPLMGAVGLAIWVPSVTKQTKENESSDKRGLARGYTSLSPSERKDGASWRYDNGGIDLELSEVVSSSGHESNYEESILEDLKVSQAMSKNYLKVSLSTYLKDALKYMKDNQQNCALVVDDDDFLEGILTHGDIKRYLFKKYGDAFMGDSLSVDTCLVSSIYTRGIRYRGRERGILTCYPDTALATAKELMEAKGIKQLPVVMRGKEKKRRIVAILYYNSLISCLREFVNQKETVYPSGKEIVVQENVADGH is encoded by the exons ATGGCGGAAGAGGAATTTTCCGATCAGAATCGTCTTCTTAGATCTATGGAGGACCATAATGAGGAAGATCATGATTTAGAATCTCAAGATGCAAATGGGGTTCATCCGTTGAGAAATAACAGTGGAAAACGAGGTGGGTTTCTGGATCTGCTTCATCATCTCAATCGAGGGAGCAGTTTCTCTGGTCGTCGTTTAAGTTATAAGCGTCTTGATATGGATAATCATAACGTTAATTTCAACCCTTCTTCTGTTAATATTGTTGGTAGAAGTCGTAccgcttcttcttcttcttctgatcGTCACAACAATTTCAATTCGTATTCTCTTCATAGTCCAACTGCAATTGATGGCGAAATTGATGACAATGGTGATGATACTGCCCCTCCGGAATGGGCTTTGTTGCTTATTGCTTGTCTTCTTGGCCTCGCCACCGGTCTTTGCGTTGCAGCTTTTAACATTGGG GTACATGTAATCCATGAGTGGGCTTGGGCTGGCACTCCAAACGAGGGTGCTGCTTGGCTTCGGTTACAGAGAATGGCTGATACTTGGCATCGCATTCTCTTGATACCGGTGTGTGGAGGTGTTATAGTGGGTATGATGCATGGTTTGCTTGAGATACTCAGTCAAATAAAACAGTCAAGTGCTTCTCAAGGACAAGGATTTGATTTGCTTTCTGGAGTCTTTCCTACGGTTAAAGCCATACAGGCAGCCATCACTTTAGGTACTGGCTGTTCGTTGGGTCCTGAAGGACCTAGTGTAGATATTGGAAAATCATGTGCCAATGGATTCTATCTTATGATGGAAAACAACagtgaaaagataaaaatagcATTTGTTGCAGCTGGTGCAGCAGCGGGAATTGCTTCAG gcTTCAATGCAGCTGTTGCTGGTAGCTTCTTTGCAATAGAAACTGTATTGAGGCCTCTGCGTGCAGAGAATTCACCTCCTTTTACGACTGCAATGATCATACTGGCATCTGTTATCTCATCTACAGTTTCAAATGTTTTACTTGGGACACAGTCTGCTTTCACAGTACCTACGTATGATTTGAAATCTGCTGCTG AACTCCCACTGTACTTGATATTAGGAATGCTATGTGGTGCTGTAAGTGTAGCAGTGACACGTTTGGTTGCTTGGTTCGGTAACTCATTTGAGTTCATCAAGGAAAGGTTTGGTCTTCCTCCTGTTGTCTGTCCTGCTTTAGGCGGTTTGGGAGCTGGGATAATAGCTCTCAAGTACCCTGGAATCCTTTATTGGGGTTTCACAAACGTGGAAGAAATCCTACATACTGGGAATCGTCCTTCAGCTCCGGGGATTTGGTTATTAACTCAAATAGCAGCTGCAAAAGTTGTGGCTACAGCTCTGTGCAAGGGTTCTGGGCTCGTAGGTGGCCTTTATGCACCTAGTCTAATGATTGGTGCTGCTGTTGGTGCGGTATTTGGGGGCTCGGCTGTTGAAATCATTAACATTGCAATTCCTGGAAATGCAGCTGTTGCACAGCCACAAGCATATGCACTg GTTGGGATGGCTGCTACGCTGGCCTCGGTCTGTTCAGTGCCTTTAACATCCGTTCTACTTCTGTTTGAGCTGACAAAGGATTATAGGATACTCCTTCCTCTCATG GGGGCAGTAGGCTTAGCCATATGGGTACCTTCAGTTACAAAACAGACCAAGGAAAACGAATCATCTGATAAGCGGGGTCTTGCGAGAGGTTATACTTCTCTTTCACCATCTGAACGTAAAGATGGAGCATCTTGGAGATATGATAATGGTGGCATTGACTTGGAGCTCTCTGAGGTAGTAAGTTCATCAGGCCATGAATCTAATTATGAAGAGAGTATTCTCGAAGACCTAAAG GTTTCTCAAGCAATGTCAAAAAACTATCTGAAGGTTTCATTGTCTACGTATTTGAAAGATGCACTTAAATATATGAAGGATAACCAGCAGAACTGTGCATTAGTGGTTGACGATGATGATTTCCTTGAGGGGATCTTGACACATGGTGACATTAAACGATATCTCTTCAAGAAGTATGGTGATGCTTTCATGGGTGATTCACTGAGT GTGGATACCTGTCTTGTGTCCTCTATTTATACTCGAGGAATCAGATATCGTGGTCGAGAACGGGGGATCTTGACATGTTATCCTGACACAGCTCTGGCAACTGCCAAGGAACTAATGGAGGCCAAGGGTATAAAGCAGTTACCTGTTGTTATGCGtggtaaagaaaagaaaagaagaattgtAGCCATTCTCTACTACAACTCACTTATTAGCTGTCTCAG AGAGTTCGTCAATCAGAAGGAAACAGTATATCCTAGTGGAAAAGAGATAGTTGTCCAGGAGAATGTTGCTGATGGTCACTAA